From a region of the Sesamum indicum cultivar Zhongzhi No. 13 linkage group LG3, S_indicum_v1.0, whole genome shotgun sequence genome:
- the LOC105156879 gene encoding pectinesterase-like: MAAKAAVAGLAAILVVAMVVAVAVGVTRKNAEVEPSSASNGGGSISAGSTKAVQSICAPTDYKETCESSLSHANTTNPKELIQAAFDFTVKNIGDIVKNSPLFKEAANDDDTKQALQICQEVLDVAIDDLTRSFDKVGELDAAKATEYVEDLKTWLSAVVTNQETCMDAFENTTGDTGEKMKNLLKTAREMSSNGLAMVNEMSSLVSSLQLGNAASRKLLLSEKIGYGGDPTDYAPGEEPQFSLDSNKRRLLSATSLKPNAGVAQDVVLSEKIGYGGDPTDYAPGEEPHFNLDSNRRHLLSATSLKPNAVVAQDGSGQFNTISAAIASVPPKNNQIFVIHVKAGVYKEYVQIPKKMNKIVLIGDGPLKTRISGRKNFAEGVKTYHTATVAVNADDFLAKDIGFENTAGALGHQAVALRVSGDRAVFYNVHIDGYQDTLYAHTYRQYYRDCSISGTIDFIFGDALALFQNCKFVVRKPGPNQACMITAQGRVERHSLGVTVIQNGDIVAEPALLQASPPHKVYLGRPWKLLSRTIIMQSNIGGFIAPEGWAPWAGTFALDTLYYAEYQNRGPGSDLKARVTWKGIQKLSPQMAESWTGGKLFGGDEWIRGSGVPYVPTMMQV; the protein is encoded by the exons ATGGCTGCAAAAGCAGCGGTTGCGGGGCTCGCCGCCATCCTCGTGGTGGCGATGGTTGTTGCCGTGGCAGTTGGTGTTACAAGGAAAAATGCCGAAGTTGAACCAAGTTCTGCCAGCAATGGCGGTGGCTCCATCAGCGCCGGCAGTACCAAGGCCGTGCAATCGATTTGCGCCCCTACTGACTATAAGGAAACTTGTGAAAGCAGCCTTTCCCACGCCAACACCACCAACCCCAAGGAGCTGATCCAGGCGGCATTTGATTTTACCGTGAAAAATATAGGCGACATCGTCAAGAACTCGCCTCTGTTCAAAGAAGCAGCCAATGATGATGACACCAAACAGGCGTTGCAGATCTGCCAAGAAGTGCTTGACGTTGCCATTGACGATCTCACCAGGTCGTTCGACAAGGTGGGGGAACTTGATGCTGCAAAGGCCACAGAGTACGTTGAGGACCTTAAGACATGGCTTAGTGCTGTAGTCACTAACCAGGAGACCTGCATGGATGCCTTTGAGAACACTACAG GCGACACTGGGGAAAAGATGAAGAACTTGCTGAAAACCGCCAGGGAGATGTCGAGCAACGGTCTCGCCATGGTAAACGAAATGTCATCGTTGGTTTCATCGTTGCAATTAGGGAACGCTGCTAGCCGAAAGCTTCTCCTGTCAGAGAAAATTGGATACGGTGGCGACCCCACAGATTATGCTCCGGGTGAAGAACCCCAATTCTCCTTGGACAGCAATAAAAGACGTCTCCTTTCTGCAACATCGTTGAAACCGAATGCCGGGGTGGCCCAAGATGTTGTCTTGTCAGAAAAAATTGGCTACGGCGGTGACCCCACCGATTATGCTCCGGGTGAAGAACCCCATTTCAACTTGGACAGCAATAGAAGACATCTTCTTTCAGCAACATCCTTGAAGCCAAATGCCGTGGTGGCCCAAGATGGAAGCGGGCAGTTCAACACGATTAGCGCTGCCATTGCATCTGTGCCTCCAAAGAATAACCAAATCTTCGTGATTCATGTGAAGGCTGGTGTGTACAAGGAGTATGTCCAAATTCCCAAGAAGATGAACAAAATTGTATTGATTGGAGACGGGCCGTTGAAGACCAGAATTAGTGGCAGAAAGAACTTCGCTGAGGGTGTTAAGACCTACCACACGGCCACCGTCG CTGTCAACGCCGACGACTTCTTAGCAAAGGACATCGGATTTGAAAACACAGCTGGTGCTCTGGGGCACCAAGCCGTGGCCCTGCGCGTCTCTGGTGACCGCGCCGTCTTCTACAATGTCCACATCGACGGCTACCAAGACACTCTCTACGCCCACACCTACCGCCAGTACTACCGTGATTGCAGCATCTCCGGCACCATCGACTTCATCTTCGGCGATGCCCTAGCTCTCTTCCAGAACTGCAAATTCGTCGTCCGGAAGCCAGGGCCCAACCAGGCCTGTATGATTACCGCCCAGGGCCGCGTCGAGCGCCACAGTCTGGGTGTTACCGTCATCCAGAATGGCGACATCGTGGCTGAGCCGGCATTACTCCAAGCTTCACCACCCCACAAGGTTTACCTTGGTCGCCCTTGGAAGCTACTCTCCAGGACCATTATCATGCAATCCAACATCGGCGGGTTCATTGCACCAGAGGGCTGGGCGCCATGGGCAGGAACTTTTGCTCTAGACACACTATACTACGCGGAGTACCAAAATCGCGGCCCCGGATCGGATCTAAAGGCCCGGGTCACATGGAAGGGGATCCAGAAATTGTCTCCGCAAATGGCTGAGAGCTGGACCGGAGGAAAACTCTTTGGAGGTGATGAATGGATCAGGGGCTCTGGGGTTCCATATGTACCTACCATGATGCaagtttaa
- the LOC105156880 gene encoding pectinesterase: MAANKGAVAGLAAILVVAMVVAVAVGVTRKNGEADSGSASNGDRQISAGSTKAVQSICAPTDYKDTCEKGLSHANTTNPQELIKAAFEFTVKNIGDVVKNSPLFKEASHDKSTKEALEICQLVLEIAIDDLKMSFDSVDEFDVTNASEYVEDLKTWLSAVITNQETCIDAFDNTTGDTGEKMKNLLKTAREMSSNGLAMVTDMSSILTSLQLGNVASRKLLSEEGRFASKPNAGRKLQLSEKIGYGGDPTDYAPGEEPHFNLDSNRRHLLSATSLKPNAVVSQDGSGQFNTISAAIATVPKKNDQTFVIHVKAGVYKEQVLIPKHMNKIVLIGDGPLKTRVTGRLNFAEGVKTYHTATVAVSSDDFMAKDIGFENTAGAEGHQAVALRASGDRAVFYNVHIDGYQDTLYAHTYRQYYRDCTISGTIDFIFGDALAIFQNCRFVIRKPLPNQACMITAQGRVDRRSVGAIVIQNGDIAAEPALLQASPPHKLYLGRPWKQFSTTIIMQSNIGGFIAPEGWSPWAGTFALDTLYYAEYKNRGPGSDVKNRVQWKGIQTLSPQMAESWTGGKIYGGDEWIRISGVPYVPTMMQV; encoded by the exons ATGGCTGCAAATAAAGGGGCGGTCGCCGGGCTCGCCGCCATCCTTGTGGTAGCAATGGTTGTTGCCGTGGCCGTTGGTGTTACAAGGAAAAACGGTGAAGCTGATTCAGGGTCTGCCAGCAATGGCGACCGCCAAATCAGCGCCGGCTCCACCAAGGCCGTGCAGTCCATTTGTGCCCCAACTGACTATAAAGACACTTGTGAGAAGGGTCTTTCCCATGCCAACACCACCAACCCCCAGGAGCTGATCAAGGCGGCGTTTGAATTTACCGTGAAAAATATAGGAGACGTCGTCAAGAACTCGCCTCTGTTCAAAGAGGCATCCCATGATAAAAGCACCAAGGAGGCGCTGGAAATCTGCCAACTAGTGCTGGAGATAGCCATCGACGATCTTAAGATGTCGTTCGATAGTGTTGATGAATTTGACGTCACAAACGCCAGCGAATACGTGGAGGACCTCAAGACGTGGCTTAGTGCTGTAATCACGAACCAGGAGACCTGCATTGATGCCTTTGACAACACCACAG GCGACACTGgggagaagatgaagaactTGCTGAAAACTGCGAGGGAGATGTCGAGCAATGGCCTCGCCATGGTAACCGATATGTCATCAATCCTTACTTCGTTGCAGCTAGGGAACGTTGCTAGTCGGAAGCTTCTTTCAGAGGAAGGCAGGTTCGCGTCGAAGCCTAATGCCGGCCGAAAGCTTCAATTGTCAGAAAAAATTGGCTACGGTGGTGACCCCACCGATTATGCTCCGGGTGAAGAACCCCATTTCAACTTGGACAGCAATAGAAGACATCTCCTTTCAGCAACATCCTTGAAGCCAAATGCCGTGGTGTCCCAAGATGGAAGCGGGCAATTCAACACAATTAGCGCCGCCATTGCGACTGTGCCTAAGAAGAATGACCAGACGTTCGTGATTCATGTGAAGGCTGGTGTGTACAAGGAGCAGGTCCTAATTCCCAAGCATATGAACAAAATTGTATTGATTGGAGATGGGCCGTTGAAGACCAGAGTTACTGGCAGATTAAACTTTGCTGAAGGTGTTAAGACCTACCACACAGCCACCGTCG CTGTCAGCTCTGACGACTTCATGGCGAAGGACATCGGATTCGAAAACACGGCAGGTGCTGAGGGGCACCAAGCCGTGGCCCTGCGCGCCTCTGGCGACCGTGCTGTCTTCTACAATGTCCACATCGACGGCTACCAAGACACTCTCTACGCCCACACTTACCGCCAGTACTACCGTGACTGCACCATCTCCGGCACCATCGACTTCATCTTTGGAGACGCCCTGGCCATTTTCCAGAACTGTCGATTCGTCATCCGAAAGCCATTGCCCAACCAGGCCTGCATGATCACCGCTCAAGGCCGTGTCGACCGTCGCAGCGTGGGCGCTATTGTTATCCAGAATGGCGACATCGCAGCTGAGCCGGCATTGCTCCAGGCTTCGCCACCCCACAAGCTTTACCTTGGCCGACCATGGAAGCAATTCTCCACGACCATTATCATGCAATCCAACATTGGCGGGTTCATTGCACCCGAGGGCTGGTCACCGTGGGCTGGAACTTTTGCTCTAGACACACTATACTACGCGGAGTACAAGAATCGTGGCCCCGGATCGGATGTGAAGAACCGAGTCCAGTGGAAGGGGATCCAGACCTTGTCTCCTCAAATGGCTGAGAGCTGGACAGGAGGGAAAATTTATGGAGGGGATGAATGGATCAGGATCTCTGGGGTTCCATACGTACCTACCATGatgcaagtttaa
- the LOC105156878 gene encoding pectinesterase-like: protein MAAKAAVAGLAAILVVAMVVAVAVGVTRKNAEVESGSASNDGGSISTGSTKAVQSICAPTDYKETCESSLSHANSTNPNELIKAAFDFTVKNIGDIITNSPLFKEAANDDGTKQALEICQEVLDTAIDDLKRSFDSVDEFDITNASEYVENLKTWLSAVITNQETCIDAFENTTGDTGEKMKNLLKTAREMSSNGLAMVNEMSSFLSSLQLGNAASRKLLLSGKIGYGGDPTDYAPGEEPHFNLDSNRRRLLSATSLKPNAVVAQDGSGQFNTISAAIASVPPKNNQTFVIHVKAGVYKEYVQIPKKVNKIVLIGDGPLKTRISGRKNYAEGVKTYHTATVAVNADDFLAKDIGFENTAGAAGHQAVALRVSGDRAVFYNVHIDGYQDTLYAHTYRQYYRDCSISGTIDFIFGDSQALFQNCKFVVRKPMANQACMVTAQGRVERHSLGATIIQNGDFVAEPALLQASPPHKVYLGRPWKLLSRTIIMQSNIGGFIAPEGWAEWSGTFALDTLYYAEYQNRGPGSDLKNRVKWKGIQTLSPQMAESWTGGKFYGGDEWVKNSGVPYIPTMMQV from the exons ATGGCTGCAAAAGCAGCGGTTGCAGGGCTCGCCGCCATCCTCGTGGTGGCGATGGTTGTCGCCGTGGCAGTAGGTGTTACAAGGAAAAACGCCGAAGTTGAATCAGGTTCCGCCAGCAATGACGGCGGCTCCATCAGCACCGGGAGTACCAAGGCCGTGCAATCTATTTGCGCCCCTACTGACTATAAAGAAACTTGTGAAAGTAGCCTTTCCCACGCCAACAGCACCAACCCCAACGAGCTAATCAAGGCGGCATTTGATTTTACCGTGAAAAATATAGGCGACATCATCACGAACTCGCCTCTGTTCAAAGAAGCTGCCAATGATGATGGCACCAAGCAGGCGTTGGAGATCTGCCAAGAAGTGCTTGACACGGCTATAGACGATCTCAAGAGGTCATTCGACAGTGTTGATGAATTTGACATCACAAACGCCAGCGAATACGTCGAGAACCTCAAGACGTGGCTTAGTGCTGTAATCACGAACCAGGAGACCTGCATTGATGCCTTTGAGAACACCACag GCGACACTGGTGAAAAGATGAAAAACTTGCTGAAAACCGCCAGGGAGATGTCGAGCAACGGTCTCGCCATGGTAAACGAAATGTCATCGTTCCTTTCATCGTTGCAATTAGGGAACGCTGCTAGCCGAAAGCTTCTCTTGTCAGGAAAAATTGGATACGGTGGCGACCCCACAGATTATGCTCCGGGTGAAGAACCACATTTCAACTTGGACAGCAATAGAAGACGTCTCCTTTCAGCAACATCCTTGAAGCCAAATGCCGTGGTGGCCCAAGATGGAAGCGGGCAGTTCAACACGATTAGTGCTGCCATTGCATCTGTGCCTCCAAAGAATAACCAAACGTTCGTGATTCATGTGAAGGCTGGTGTGTACAAGGAGTATGTTCAAATTCCCAAGAAGGTGAATAAAATCGTCTTGATCGGAGACGGGCCCTTGAAGACCAGAATTAGTGGTAGAAAGAATTACGCTGAAGGAGTTAAGACCTACCACACGGCCACCGTCG CTGTCAACGCTGACGACTTCTTAGCAAAGGACATCGGGTTTGAAAACACAGCCGGTGCTGCAGGACACCAAGCAGTGGCCCTGCGCGTCTCTGGCGACCGCGCGGTCTTCTACAATGTCCACATTGACGGCTACCAAGACACTCTCTACGCCCACACCTACCGCCAGTACTACCGCGACTGCTCTATCTCCGGCACCATCGACTTCATCTTTGGCGATTCCCAAGCCCTCTTCCAGAACTGCAAATTTGTCGTCCGAAAGCCGATGGCCAATCAGGCCTGTATGGTCACAGCACAGGGCCGCGTCGAGCGCCACAGTCTTGGAGCCACTATAATCCAGAACGGTGATTTCGTGGCTGAGCCAGCATTGCTCCAAGCTTCGCCACCCCACAAGGTTTACCTTGGTCGGCCATGGAAGCTACTCTCCAGGACCATTATCATGCAATCAAACATTGGCGGGTTCATTGCACCAGAAGGCTGGGCGGAATGGTCGGGAACTTTTGCTCTAGACACATTGTACTACGCAGAATACCAGAACCGCGGCCCCGGATCGGATCTGAAGAACCGGGTCAAGTGGAAAGGGATCCAAACCTTATCTCCGCAAATGGCTGAGAGCTGGACCGGAGGGAAATTCTACGGAGGGGATGAATGGGTCAAGAATTCTGGGGTTCCCTACATACCAACCATGATGCAAGTCTAA